In the genome of Amia ocellicauda isolate fAmiCal2 chromosome 3, fAmiCal2.hap1, whole genome shotgun sequence, one region contains:
- the LOC136746485 gene encoding SH2 domain-containing protein 1B2 produces MCVWRACVSWSPRPDCVMDCPMYHGSISRQTCEELLSKKGKDGSFLVRDSETISGAMCLCVYRQKTVYTYRILSTHNGYFTLQASPGVEERFFKTLTDLINNYKRRGQGLAYRLRHPVKTKKPPVVSNVPDDTPDYEDVTDQDYVVVLPS; encoded by the exons atgtgtgtctgGAGAGCGTGCGTTTCTTGGTCGCCTCGGCCAGACTGCGTGATGGATTGCCCGATGTACCATGGAAGCATCAGCAGGCAGACCTGTGAGGAGCTGCTGTCCAAAAAGGGGAAGGACGGGAGCTTCTTAGTGCGGGATAGTGAGACCATCTCTGGAGCCATGTGTCTCTGCGTCTA CAGACAGAAGACTGTCTACACATACCGAATCCTATCGACCCACAATGGCTATTTCACCTTGCAG GCATCTCCGGGGGTGGAAGAGAGATTCTTTAAGACTTTAACAGATCTGATTAACAACTACAAGAGACGTGGGCAAGGACTGGCATACCGGCTACGTCACCCAGTGAAAACAAAGAAGCCGCCGGTGGTCAGCAACGTCCCTGACGATACCCCCGACTACGAGG ATGTGACCGACCAAGATTATGTTGTGGTTCTTCCGTCGTGA
- the cip2a gene encoding protein CIP2A isoform X1, with the protein MTITTPGRLSGLCGQGFRMDATTCLKSLLLGINQYKNNNSATNAAQLQRQIDDVSGLKCARLFCPNQVLPSECVGGLVELAGDPNTSPTLRGKIVSLLSQLASNEETREALHSSYDLTSALASIIHCNSTTPSEPIVLQCIQVLQRVTYNTRIFHSTAYIDELIAFLMHHIQSPNDDLTMPCLGLLANLCRYNLAIQAHIKSTSQVKAFYRTLISYLAHNSLTVVVFALSLLTSLTLNEEVGEKLFHAKNIHQTFQLIFNIIVNGDGTLTRKYAVDLLVDLLKNPKIADYLSRYEHFSLCLTQVLGLLQGKDPDSAAKVLELLVSLCSVSSLRRILCQAVFRSSVAQPRSCVKKDSRGRTPEPGLALIHWASLPLQGPDSCCLQALQLLSELFEEVMDSSLGASVQPFTDLLLPVLLDLLQPPELPLEEQLARRNCARAACAIDVLLALCGEEALKLQVSRRLTARLCVSQVEYLFSSSRMDVGFDCPMAESDLSQAGATVVLKMLDLMSRVKQVVPDMETSFYRILQDQRLVTPLSVALTSDRREQVQTALRILFEAAPLPDFPAIVLGESIAANNSYRLREAEFTPRRMSVQDPALATLSRPCAARTPSVGSATQHSIHSLIERLQTGMEMKEEIKDVRISEIMDVYEQKISALASKEGRLQDLLEAKALALAQADRLIAQYRCQRAQAEAEARKLATLLKDAERRKEELSGELSSQTLEAERAQADIQQLLQHNGRLQAVAEEHQALSASYNDVVLKFGECEKMLRDLQTAHSSLNKQAEAMKKQNDTLKLQQEKMLSQLAGKEEKIQALSQNLEDRENKISGLEQRIQSLEEKAELREKQSEDMEETIDILRKELNKTELARKELSIKASSLELQKSQLETRLEKREEELNKHSHMIAMIHSLSSGKLKTDSVNLSL; encoded by the exons ATGACAATAACAACACCAGG CAGATTGTCAGGGCTGTGCGGTCAGGGTTTCAGGATGGATGCGACGACGTGTTTGAAGTCTTTACTCTTGGGCATCAACCAATACAAGAACAACAACTCCGCCACCAACGCCGCACAGCTGCAGAGACAAATAGAT GATGTCTCCGGACTGAAGTGTGCCAGGCTGTTCTGCCCTAATCAAGTGCTGCCCAGCGAGTGTGTGGGGGGTCTGGTGGAGCTGGCAGGGGACCCCAACACCAGCCCTACCCTGAGGGGGAAGATCGTCTCCCTGCTGTCTCAGCTAG CCTCAAATGAAGAGACCAGAGAAGCTCTCCACAGCAGCTATGACCTCACCAGCGCCCTGGCGTCCATCATTCACTGCAACAGCACCACCCCCAGTGAGCCCATCGTACTGCAG TGCATCCAGGTTTTACAAAGGGTCACCTACAACACCAGGATATTCCACTCCACTGCCTACATCGACGAGCTCATAGCCTTCCTCATGCACCATAT TCAGTCCCCTAATGATGACCTCACAATGCCCTGTCTGGGTCTCCTGGCCAACCTCTGCCGATACAACCTGGCCATTCAGGCTCACATCAAGTCTACG AGTCAAGTGAAGGCTTTCTATCGCACCCTCATCAGCTACTTGGCGCACAACAGCCTGACCGTGGTTGTGTTTGCATTGTCGCTGCTGACCAGTCTGACCCTGAATGAAGAGGTTGGGGAAAAG CTCTTCCATGCAAAGAACATTCACCAGACCTTCCAGCTAATATTCAACATCATTGTCAATGGAGACGGGACTCTGACCAGGAAGTACGCAGTGGACCTGCTGGTGGATCTGCTGAAGAACCCCAAGATTGCGGATTACCTGAGCAG ATATGAACACTTCTCGCTGTGTCTGACCCAGGTGCTGGGCTTGCTGCAGGGGAAGGATCCTGACTCCGCAGCCAAG GTTCTGGAGCTGCTGGTCTCTCTGTGCTCTGTCTCCAGTCTGCGCCGCATCCTCTGTCAGGCCGTGTTCCGGTCCAGCGTGGCCCAGCCCAGGAGCTGCGTGAAGAAGGACAGCCGGGGCCGCACCCCCGAGCCGGGCCTGGCTCTGATCCACTGGGCCAGCCTGCCGCTGCAGGGACCTGACAGTTGCTGCCTGCAAGCCCTGCAGCTTCTCTCTGAGCTGTTTGAG GAAGTGATGGACTCCTCCCTGGGTGCCTCTGTGCAGCCGTTCACCGACCTGCTGCTGCCCGTCCTGCTCGACCTGCTGCAGCCCCCGGAGCTGCCCCTTGAGGAGCAGCTGGCCCGGAGGAACTGCGCGAGGGCCGCCTGCGCCATCGATGTCCTGCTCG CGCTGTGTGGGGAGGAGGCGCTGAAGCTGCAGGTGTCTCGGAGGCTGACGGCCCGGCTGTGCGTGTCCCAGGTGGAGTACCTGTTCTCCAGCAGCAGGATGGACGTGGGCTTCGACTGCCCCATGGCGGAGTCTGACCTCAG CCAAGCTGGGGCCACTGTGGTGCTGAAGATGCTGGACCTGATGAGCCGAGTCAAACAGGTGGTGCCGGACATGGAGACCAGCTTCTACAGAATCCTACAG GACCAGCGGCTTGTCACGCCCCTGTCCGTGGCCCTGACCTCTGACCGGCGGGAGCAGGTCCAGACCGCGCTCCGGATCCTGTTCGAAGCCGCCCCTCTGCCAGACTTCCCCGCCATTGT ACTGGGGGAGAGTATAGCCGCCAACAACTCTTACCGGCTGAGGGAGGCGGAGTTCACCCCACGCAGGATGTCAGTGCAGGATCCGGCCCTGGCCACTCTGAGCAGACCCTGCGCGGCTCGGACCCCCAGCGTGGGCAGTGCCACGCAACACAGCATCCACAGCCTCATCGAGAGACTGCAGACTGGGATGGAG ATGAAAGAAGAAATCAAGGATGTGAGGATTTCAGAGATCATGGATGTGTACGAGCAGAAGATCTCGGCCCTGGCG TCAAAGGAGGGCCGCCTGCAGGACCTACTGGAGGCAAAGGCGCTGGCTCTGGCCCAGGCGGACCGGCTCATCGCACAGTACCGCTGCCAGCGTGCCCAGGCCGAGGCCGAG GCGAGGAAGCTGGCGACTCTGCTGAAGGATGCGGAGAGGAGGAAGGAGGAGCTGTCCGGGGAGCTGAGCAGCCAGACCCTGGAGGCGGAGAGAGCCCAGGCCGACatccagcagctgctgcagcacaaCGGCCGGCTGCAGGCTGTGGCCGAGGAGCACCAGGCCCTGAGCGCCTCCTACAACGACGTGGTGCTGAA GTTCGGTGAATGTGAGAAGATGCTGCGAGACCTGCAGACTGCTCACAGCTCCTTAAACAAGCAAGCTGAGGCGATGAAGAAGCAAAATGACACTCTGAAACTGCAGCAGGAGAA GATGCTGTCACAGCTCGCAGGCAAGGAGGAGAAGATCCAGGCACTCAGCCAGAACCTGGAagacagagaaaacaaaatatctg gctTGGAGCAAAGAATCCAAAGCCTGGAAGAAAAGGCAGAgctgagagagaaacagagcgAAGACATGGAAGAAACAATTGACATCCTGAGGAAAGAGCTGAACAAGACCGAGCTGGCCAGGAAGGAGCTCAGCATCAAG GCGTCCTCCCTGGAGCTGCAGAAGTCGCAGCTGGAGACACGTCTGGAGAAGAGGGAGGAGGAGCTGAACAAGCACTCGCACATGATTGCCATGATCCACAGCCTGAGCAGCGGCAAGCTCAAGACTGACAGCGTCAACCTCAGCCTGTAG
- the cip2a gene encoding protein CIP2A isoform X2 codes for MTITTPGLSGLCGQGFRMDATTCLKSLLLGINQYKNNNSATNAAQLQRQIDDVSGLKCARLFCPNQVLPSECVGGLVELAGDPNTSPTLRGKIVSLLSQLASNEETREALHSSYDLTSALASIIHCNSTTPSEPIVLQCIQVLQRVTYNTRIFHSTAYIDELIAFLMHHIQSPNDDLTMPCLGLLANLCRYNLAIQAHIKSTSQVKAFYRTLISYLAHNSLTVVVFALSLLTSLTLNEEVGEKLFHAKNIHQTFQLIFNIIVNGDGTLTRKYAVDLLVDLLKNPKIADYLSRYEHFSLCLTQVLGLLQGKDPDSAAKVLELLVSLCSVSSLRRILCQAVFRSSVAQPRSCVKKDSRGRTPEPGLALIHWASLPLQGPDSCCLQALQLLSELFEEVMDSSLGASVQPFTDLLLPVLLDLLQPPELPLEEQLARRNCARAACAIDVLLALCGEEALKLQVSRRLTARLCVSQVEYLFSSSRMDVGFDCPMAESDLSQAGATVVLKMLDLMSRVKQVVPDMETSFYRILQDQRLVTPLSVALTSDRREQVQTALRILFEAAPLPDFPAIVLGESIAANNSYRLREAEFTPRRMSVQDPALATLSRPCAARTPSVGSATQHSIHSLIERLQTGMEMKEEIKDVRISEIMDVYEQKISALASKEGRLQDLLEAKALALAQADRLIAQYRCQRAQAEAEARKLATLLKDAERRKEELSGELSSQTLEAERAQADIQQLLQHNGRLQAVAEEHQALSASYNDVVLKFGECEKMLRDLQTAHSSLNKQAEAMKKQNDTLKLQQEKMLSQLAGKEEKIQALSQNLEDRENKISGLEQRIQSLEEKAELREKQSEDMEETIDILRKELNKTELARKELSIKASSLELQKSQLETRLEKREEELNKHSHMIAMIHSLSSGKLKTDSVNLSL; via the exons ATGACAATAACAACACCAGG ATTGTCAGGGCTGTGCGGTCAGGGTTTCAGGATGGATGCGACGACGTGTTTGAAGTCTTTACTCTTGGGCATCAACCAATACAAGAACAACAACTCCGCCACCAACGCCGCACAGCTGCAGAGACAAATAGAT GATGTCTCCGGACTGAAGTGTGCCAGGCTGTTCTGCCCTAATCAAGTGCTGCCCAGCGAGTGTGTGGGGGGTCTGGTGGAGCTGGCAGGGGACCCCAACACCAGCCCTACCCTGAGGGGGAAGATCGTCTCCCTGCTGTCTCAGCTAG CCTCAAATGAAGAGACCAGAGAAGCTCTCCACAGCAGCTATGACCTCACCAGCGCCCTGGCGTCCATCATTCACTGCAACAGCACCACCCCCAGTGAGCCCATCGTACTGCAG TGCATCCAGGTTTTACAAAGGGTCACCTACAACACCAGGATATTCCACTCCACTGCCTACATCGACGAGCTCATAGCCTTCCTCATGCACCATAT TCAGTCCCCTAATGATGACCTCACAATGCCCTGTCTGGGTCTCCTGGCCAACCTCTGCCGATACAACCTGGCCATTCAGGCTCACATCAAGTCTACG AGTCAAGTGAAGGCTTTCTATCGCACCCTCATCAGCTACTTGGCGCACAACAGCCTGACCGTGGTTGTGTTTGCATTGTCGCTGCTGACCAGTCTGACCCTGAATGAAGAGGTTGGGGAAAAG CTCTTCCATGCAAAGAACATTCACCAGACCTTCCAGCTAATATTCAACATCATTGTCAATGGAGACGGGACTCTGACCAGGAAGTACGCAGTGGACCTGCTGGTGGATCTGCTGAAGAACCCCAAGATTGCGGATTACCTGAGCAG ATATGAACACTTCTCGCTGTGTCTGACCCAGGTGCTGGGCTTGCTGCAGGGGAAGGATCCTGACTCCGCAGCCAAG GTTCTGGAGCTGCTGGTCTCTCTGTGCTCTGTCTCCAGTCTGCGCCGCATCCTCTGTCAGGCCGTGTTCCGGTCCAGCGTGGCCCAGCCCAGGAGCTGCGTGAAGAAGGACAGCCGGGGCCGCACCCCCGAGCCGGGCCTGGCTCTGATCCACTGGGCCAGCCTGCCGCTGCAGGGACCTGACAGTTGCTGCCTGCAAGCCCTGCAGCTTCTCTCTGAGCTGTTTGAG GAAGTGATGGACTCCTCCCTGGGTGCCTCTGTGCAGCCGTTCACCGACCTGCTGCTGCCCGTCCTGCTCGACCTGCTGCAGCCCCCGGAGCTGCCCCTTGAGGAGCAGCTGGCCCGGAGGAACTGCGCGAGGGCCGCCTGCGCCATCGATGTCCTGCTCG CGCTGTGTGGGGAGGAGGCGCTGAAGCTGCAGGTGTCTCGGAGGCTGACGGCCCGGCTGTGCGTGTCCCAGGTGGAGTACCTGTTCTCCAGCAGCAGGATGGACGTGGGCTTCGACTGCCCCATGGCGGAGTCTGACCTCAG CCAAGCTGGGGCCACTGTGGTGCTGAAGATGCTGGACCTGATGAGCCGAGTCAAACAGGTGGTGCCGGACATGGAGACCAGCTTCTACAGAATCCTACAG GACCAGCGGCTTGTCACGCCCCTGTCCGTGGCCCTGACCTCTGACCGGCGGGAGCAGGTCCAGACCGCGCTCCGGATCCTGTTCGAAGCCGCCCCTCTGCCAGACTTCCCCGCCATTGT ACTGGGGGAGAGTATAGCCGCCAACAACTCTTACCGGCTGAGGGAGGCGGAGTTCACCCCACGCAGGATGTCAGTGCAGGATCCGGCCCTGGCCACTCTGAGCAGACCCTGCGCGGCTCGGACCCCCAGCGTGGGCAGTGCCACGCAACACAGCATCCACAGCCTCATCGAGAGACTGCAGACTGGGATGGAG ATGAAAGAAGAAATCAAGGATGTGAGGATTTCAGAGATCATGGATGTGTACGAGCAGAAGATCTCGGCCCTGGCG TCAAAGGAGGGCCGCCTGCAGGACCTACTGGAGGCAAAGGCGCTGGCTCTGGCCCAGGCGGACCGGCTCATCGCACAGTACCGCTGCCAGCGTGCCCAGGCCGAGGCCGAG GCGAGGAAGCTGGCGACTCTGCTGAAGGATGCGGAGAGGAGGAAGGAGGAGCTGTCCGGGGAGCTGAGCAGCCAGACCCTGGAGGCGGAGAGAGCCCAGGCCGACatccagcagctgctgcagcacaaCGGCCGGCTGCAGGCTGTGGCCGAGGAGCACCAGGCCCTGAGCGCCTCCTACAACGACGTGGTGCTGAA GTTCGGTGAATGTGAGAAGATGCTGCGAGACCTGCAGACTGCTCACAGCTCCTTAAACAAGCAAGCTGAGGCGATGAAGAAGCAAAATGACACTCTGAAACTGCAGCAGGAGAA GATGCTGTCACAGCTCGCAGGCAAGGAGGAGAAGATCCAGGCACTCAGCCAGAACCTGGAagacagagaaaacaaaatatctg gctTGGAGCAAAGAATCCAAAGCCTGGAAGAAAAGGCAGAgctgagagagaaacagagcgAAGACATGGAAGAAACAATTGACATCCTGAGGAAAGAGCTGAACAAGACCGAGCTGGCCAGGAAGGAGCTCAGCATCAAG GCGTCCTCCCTGGAGCTGCAGAAGTCGCAGCTGGAGACACGTCTGGAGAAGAGGGAGGAGGAGCTGAACAAGCACTCGCACATGATTGCCATGATCCACAGCCTGAGCAGCGGCAAGCTCAAGACTGACAGCGTCAACCTCAGCCTGTAG
- the cip2a gene encoding protein CIP2A isoform X3, which translates to MDATTCLKSLLLGINQYKNNNSATNAAQLQRQIDDVSGLKCARLFCPNQVLPSECVGGLVELAGDPNTSPTLRGKIVSLLSQLASNEETREALHSSYDLTSALASIIHCNSTTPSEPIVLQCIQVLQRVTYNTRIFHSTAYIDELIAFLMHHIQSPNDDLTMPCLGLLANLCRYNLAIQAHIKSTSQVKAFYRTLISYLAHNSLTVVVFALSLLTSLTLNEEVGEKLFHAKNIHQTFQLIFNIIVNGDGTLTRKYAVDLLVDLLKNPKIADYLSRYEHFSLCLTQVLGLLQGKDPDSAAKVLELLVSLCSVSSLRRILCQAVFRSSVAQPRSCVKKDSRGRTPEPGLALIHWASLPLQGPDSCCLQALQLLSELFEEVMDSSLGASVQPFTDLLLPVLLDLLQPPELPLEEQLARRNCARAACAIDVLLALCGEEALKLQVSRRLTARLCVSQVEYLFSSSRMDVGFDCPMAESDLSQAGATVVLKMLDLMSRVKQVVPDMETSFYRILQDQRLVTPLSVALTSDRREQVQTALRILFEAAPLPDFPAIVLGESIAANNSYRLREAEFTPRRMSVQDPALATLSRPCAARTPSVGSATQHSIHSLIERLQTGMEMKEEIKDVRISEIMDVYEQKISALASKEGRLQDLLEAKALALAQADRLIAQYRCQRAQAEAEARKLATLLKDAERRKEELSGELSSQTLEAERAQADIQQLLQHNGRLQAVAEEHQALSASYNDVVLKFGECEKMLRDLQTAHSSLNKQAEAMKKQNDTLKLQQEKMLSQLAGKEEKIQALSQNLEDRENKISGLEQRIQSLEEKAELREKQSEDMEETIDILRKELNKTELARKELSIKASSLELQKSQLETRLEKREEELNKHSHMIAMIHSLSSGKLKTDSVNLSL; encoded by the exons ATGGATGCGACGACGTGTTTGAAGTCTTTACTCTTGGGCATCAACCAATACAAGAACAACAACTCCGCCACCAACGCCGCACAGCTGCAGAGACAAATAGAT GATGTCTCCGGACTGAAGTGTGCCAGGCTGTTCTGCCCTAATCAAGTGCTGCCCAGCGAGTGTGTGGGGGGTCTGGTGGAGCTGGCAGGGGACCCCAACACCAGCCCTACCCTGAGGGGGAAGATCGTCTCCCTGCTGTCTCAGCTAG CCTCAAATGAAGAGACCAGAGAAGCTCTCCACAGCAGCTATGACCTCACCAGCGCCCTGGCGTCCATCATTCACTGCAACAGCACCACCCCCAGTGAGCCCATCGTACTGCAG TGCATCCAGGTTTTACAAAGGGTCACCTACAACACCAGGATATTCCACTCCACTGCCTACATCGACGAGCTCATAGCCTTCCTCATGCACCATAT TCAGTCCCCTAATGATGACCTCACAATGCCCTGTCTGGGTCTCCTGGCCAACCTCTGCCGATACAACCTGGCCATTCAGGCTCACATCAAGTCTACG AGTCAAGTGAAGGCTTTCTATCGCACCCTCATCAGCTACTTGGCGCACAACAGCCTGACCGTGGTTGTGTTTGCATTGTCGCTGCTGACCAGTCTGACCCTGAATGAAGAGGTTGGGGAAAAG CTCTTCCATGCAAAGAACATTCACCAGACCTTCCAGCTAATATTCAACATCATTGTCAATGGAGACGGGACTCTGACCAGGAAGTACGCAGTGGACCTGCTGGTGGATCTGCTGAAGAACCCCAAGATTGCGGATTACCTGAGCAG ATATGAACACTTCTCGCTGTGTCTGACCCAGGTGCTGGGCTTGCTGCAGGGGAAGGATCCTGACTCCGCAGCCAAG GTTCTGGAGCTGCTGGTCTCTCTGTGCTCTGTCTCCAGTCTGCGCCGCATCCTCTGTCAGGCCGTGTTCCGGTCCAGCGTGGCCCAGCCCAGGAGCTGCGTGAAGAAGGACAGCCGGGGCCGCACCCCCGAGCCGGGCCTGGCTCTGATCCACTGGGCCAGCCTGCCGCTGCAGGGACCTGACAGTTGCTGCCTGCAAGCCCTGCAGCTTCTCTCTGAGCTGTTTGAG GAAGTGATGGACTCCTCCCTGGGTGCCTCTGTGCAGCCGTTCACCGACCTGCTGCTGCCCGTCCTGCTCGACCTGCTGCAGCCCCCGGAGCTGCCCCTTGAGGAGCAGCTGGCCCGGAGGAACTGCGCGAGGGCCGCCTGCGCCATCGATGTCCTGCTCG CGCTGTGTGGGGAGGAGGCGCTGAAGCTGCAGGTGTCTCGGAGGCTGACGGCCCGGCTGTGCGTGTCCCAGGTGGAGTACCTGTTCTCCAGCAGCAGGATGGACGTGGGCTTCGACTGCCCCATGGCGGAGTCTGACCTCAG CCAAGCTGGGGCCACTGTGGTGCTGAAGATGCTGGACCTGATGAGCCGAGTCAAACAGGTGGTGCCGGACATGGAGACCAGCTTCTACAGAATCCTACAG GACCAGCGGCTTGTCACGCCCCTGTCCGTGGCCCTGACCTCTGACCGGCGGGAGCAGGTCCAGACCGCGCTCCGGATCCTGTTCGAAGCCGCCCCTCTGCCAGACTTCCCCGCCATTGT ACTGGGGGAGAGTATAGCCGCCAACAACTCTTACCGGCTGAGGGAGGCGGAGTTCACCCCACGCAGGATGTCAGTGCAGGATCCGGCCCTGGCCACTCTGAGCAGACCCTGCGCGGCTCGGACCCCCAGCGTGGGCAGTGCCACGCAACACAGCATCCACAGCCTCATCGAGAGACTGCAGACTGGGATGGAG ATGAAAGAAGAAATCAAGGATGTGAGGATTTCAGAGATCATGGATGTGTACGAGCAGAAGATCTCGGCCCTGGCG TCAAAGGAGGGCCGCCTGCAGGACCTACTGGAGGCAAAGGCGCTGGCTCTGGCCCAGGCGGACCGGCTCATCGCACAGTACCGCTGCCAGCGTGCCCAGGCCGAGGCCGAG GCGAGGAAGCTGGCGACTCTGCTGAAGGATGCGGAGAGGAGGAAGGAGGAGCTGTCCGGGGAGCTGAGCAGCCAGACCCTGGAGGCGGAGAGAGCCCAGGCCGACatccagcagctgctgcagcacaaCGGCCGGCTGCAGGCTGTGGCCGAGGAGCACCAGGCCCTGAGCGCCTCCTACAACGACGTGGTGCTGAA GTTCGGTGAATGTGAGAAGATGCTGCGAGACCTGCAGACTGCTCACAGCTCCTTAAACAAGCAAGCTGAGGCGATGAAGAAGCAAAATGACACTCTGAAACTGCAGCAGGAGAA GATGCTGTCACAGCTCGCAGGCAAGGAGGAGAAGATCCAGGCACTCAGCCAGAACCTGGAagacagagaaaacaaaatatctg gctTGGAGCAAAGAATCCAAAGCCTGGAAGAAAAGGCAGAgctgagagagaaacagagcgAAGACATGGAAGAAACAATTGACATCCTGAGGAAAGAGCTGAACAAGACCGAGCTGGCCAGGAAGGAGCTCAGCATCAAG GCGTCCTCCCTGGAGCTGCAGAAGTCGCAGCTGGAGACACGTCTGGAGAAGAGGGAGGAGGAGCTGAACAAGCACTCGCACATGATTGCCATGATCCACAGCCTGAGCAGCGGCAAGCTCAAGACTGACAGCGTCAACCTCAGCCTGTAG